The following proteins are encoded in a genomic region of Actinomadura sp. NAK00032:
- a CDS encoding Gfo/Idh/MocA family protein has protein sequence MRVLKVLAWGSGGFGTQDHQHDMYLPAFRAHAGFEVVDSDRPGVGEAVRATGAEVVCVCAPPDERADRVVEALRAGCHVLADKPLALDAAGVAAIAAAAAETGLVCMPAHHHRFGAAVQAAKGALASGRVGLPWNVQADFLVDGGDPCPDGELVNFGLYPVDVVRALTGQAVRRVHALPGREPGRFTVLLLDHEHGMTSTITVGRLRGTIDAPGMALHRYRISGSGGVMDVDAAKPGASVRTVTGSRTAWHGPGTVDRMLTALHTAVVTGRPPEAGPADALAALRVTDAAARSLALGTPVPIDSPEV, from the coding sequence ATGCGCGTGCTCAAGGTGCTGGCCTGGGGGTCGGGCGGGTTCGGGACCCAGGACCACCAGCACGACATGTACCTTCCCGCGTTCCGGGCGCATGCCGGGTTCGAGGTCGTGGACAGCGACCGGCCCGGCGTCGGCGAAGCCGTCCGCGCGACGGGCGCCGAGGTCGTGTGCGTGTGCGCGCCGCCGGACGAGCGCGCCGACCGGGTCGTCGAGGCACTGCGCGCCGGCTGCCACGTCCTGGCCGACAAGCCGCTCGCGCTGGACGCGGCCGGCGTCGCGGCGATCGCCGCGGCCGCGGCCGAGACCGGCCTGGTCTGCATGCCGGCGCACCACCACCGGTTCGGCGCCGCCGTCCAGGCCGCCAAGGGGGCGCTCGCCTCCGGACGCGTCGGGCTGCCCTGGAACGTCCAGGCCGACTTCCTCGTCGACGGCGGCGACCCGTGCCCGGACGGCGAACTGGTCAACTTCGGCCTCTACCCCGTGGACGTGGTGCGGGCCCTCACCGGGCAGGCGGTCCGCCGCGTGCACGCGCTGCCGGGCCGCGAGCCGGGCCGGTTCACCGTCCTGCTGCTCGACCACGAGCACGGTATGACCAGCACCATCACCGTCGGCCGGCTGCGCGGCACGATCGACGCCCCCGGCATGGCGCTGCACCGGTACCGCATCAGCGGCTCCGGCGGGGTCATGGACGTCGACGCCGCCAAGCCGGGCGCGTCCGTCCGGACGGTGACGGGCAGCCGCACCGCCTGGCACGGCCCCGGCACCGTCGACCGGATGCTGACCGCGCTGCACACCGCCGTCGTCACCGGCCGGCCGCCCGAGGCGGGCCCGGCCGACGCCCTCGCCGCGCTGCGCGTCACCGACGCCGCGGCCCGCTCCCTCGCCCTCGGCACGCCCGTGCCGATCGACTCCCCGGAGGTCTG
- a CDS encoding Gfo/Idh/MocA family protein, with protein sequence MESHSVPLRTLVVGTGFIAAQHAAAIHAEPRLELAGVVDIDPGRAAAAARANGGVPAFTDLAAALAETGAGGCVVCTPNDTHADIALEVAEAGAHLLIEKPLATGVAGARRAVEAFAAAGRVLMPAHSHRYYDYARTVRDVLRSGELGTVGLVRLAILGGWIWPDWRGWMLDPARSGGHALHNGVHLLDLVTWWTGDTPETVYARGRRQTAAELGIYDYLEMTVGFAGGATAVCEMSRGHRPASFARRDVMVAGTGGILTLPWDAESGTATDETGTALLPPGGADGFALQIAAWADAVTGEPALVTGEDGLLAVAMGVAAERSIATGAPVRVADVLKEAS encoded by the coding sequence ATGGAATCCCATTCCGTGCCGCTTCGGACGCTGGTCGTCGGCACCGGTTTCATCGCCGCGCAGCACGCCGCCGCGATCCATGCCGAGCCGCGGCTGGAGCTCGCCGGCGTGGTCGACATCGACCCCGGCCGGGCCGCCGCCGCGGCCCGCGCGAACGGCGGCGTGCCGGCCTTCACCGACCTGGCCGCGGCGCTCGCGGAGACCGGCGCCGGCGGCTGCGTCGTCTGCACCCCCAACGACACGCACGCGGACATCGCCCTGGAGGTCGCGGAGGCGGGCGCGCACCTGCTGATCGAGAAGCCGCTCGCCACCGGGGTGGCCGGCGCGCGCCGGGCGGTCGAGGCGTTCGCGGCGGCCGGGCGGGTGCTGATGCCCGCGCACAGCCACCGCTACTACGACTACGCGCGGACGGTCCGGGACGTGCTGCGCTCCGGTGAGCTGGGCACCGTCGGCCTCGTCCGGCTGGCCATCCTCGGCGGCTGGATCTGGCCGGACTGGCGCGGCTGGATGCTCGACCCGGCCCGCTCCGGCGGGCACGCCCTGCACAACGGCGTCCACCTGCTGGACCTGGTCACCTGGTGGACGGGCGACACCCCCGAGACCGTGTACGCGCGGGGCCGCCGCCAGACCGCCGCGGAACTGGGCATCTACGACTACCTGGAGATGACGGTCGGGTTCGCGGGCGGCGCGACCGCCGTGTGCGAGATGAGCCGCGGGCACCGCCCGGCGTCCTTCGCCCGCCGCGACGTCATGGTCGCCGGGACCGGCGGGATCCTCACGCTCCCCTGGGACGCCGAGTCGGGCACCGCCACCGACGAGACCGGCACCGCGCTGCTCCCGCCCGGCGGCGCCGACGGGTTCGCCCTGCAGATCGCCGCCTGGGCCGACGCCGTCACCGGCGAGCCGGCCCTGGTGACCGGTGAGGACGGGCTGCTGGCCGTGGCGATGGGCGTCGCCGCCGAACGATCGATCGCGACCGGCGCGCCCGTCCGGGTCGCCGACGTCCTGAAGGAGGCGTCCTGA
- a CDS encoding aspartate aminotransferase family protein, which translates to MTTAELAGRRSGAELLAAAQAVIPGGVNSATRLVGVPHAITAASGAYVTDADGRRYLDYHAAFGAILLGHAAPEVDGAVRAAIGGVDLVGWGVTEPEIELARLVTETIPSAEQMISAMSGSEATAQAVRLARAVTGRPLIVKFQGGFHGWHDAVARNVISAPDRAYGTDPLSGGILPEALDATLIAEFNDLDSVRALYEAHPHRIAAVIMEPIPHNVGALVPTPDFVTGLRALTAEQGSLLVFDEVITGFRHAPGGYQQVCGVLPDLTTFGKAMGNGYPIAGLAGPRRLMEHFSSAGGDVLLAGTFNGNPVSSTAAIATITYLREHPDFYERTHALGDRMRTGLTGICADLGIAATAAGFGGVFSLYFTDGPIRGYRDLMRNNHAAYVAFHRRMTDRGFLMLPLTLKRNHISAAHTEEDIDRTLDAARDVLRSIRDDGILTPAE; encoded by the coding sequence ATGACCACCGCCGAGCTGGCCGGGCGCAGGTCCGGCGCGGAACTGCTCGCCGCCGCGCAGGCCGTGATCCCCGGCGGCGTCAACTCCGCCACCCGCCTGGTCGGCGTGCCGCACGCGATCACCGCCGCGTCCGGCGCGTACGTCACCGACGCCGACGGACGCCGCTACCTCGACTACCACGCGGCGTTCGGCGCGATCCTGCTCGGCCACGCCGCGCCCGAGGTCGACGGCGCGGTGCGCGCCGCCATCGGGGGAGTGGACCTGGTCGGCTGGGGGGTCACCGAGCCCGAGATCGAGCTGGCCCGGCTGGTCACCGAGACGATCCCGTCCGCCGAGCAGATGATCTCGGCGATGTCGGGCAGCGAGGCCACCGCGCAGGCGGTCCGGTTGGCCCGCGCGGTCACCGGCCGGCCGCTGATCGTCAAGTTCCAGGGCGGCTTCCACGGCTGGCACGACGCCGTCGCCCGCAACGTCATCTCCGCGCCGGACCGCGCCTACGGCACCGACCCGCTGTCGGGCGGCATCCTGCCGGAGGCCCTGGACGCCACGCTGATCGCCGAGTTCAACGACCTGGACTCCGTCCGCGCCCTGTACGAGGCGCACCCGCACCGGATCGCGGCCGTGATCATGGAGCCGATCCCGCACAACGTCGGCGCCCTCGTCCCGACGCCGGACTTCGTGACCGGGCTGCGCGCCCTGACCGCCGAGCAGGGCTCGCTGCTGGTCTTCGACGAGGTGATCACCGGGTTCCGGCACGCGCCCGGCGGCTACCAGCAGGTCTGCGGCGTCCTGCCCGACCTCACCACCTTCGGCAAGGCGATGGGCAACGGCTACCCGATCGCCGGACTCGCCGGCCCGCGGCGCCTGATGGAGCACTTCAGCTCGGCGGGCGGGGACGTCCTGCTCGCCGGGACCTTCAACGGCAACCCGGTCTCGTCCACCGCCGCCATCGCCACCATCACCTACCTGCGCGAGCACCCCGACTTCTACGAGCGCACCCACGCCCTCGGCGACCGCATGCGCACCGGCCTCACCGGCATCTGCGCCGACCTCGGCATCGCCGCCACGGCCGCGGGCTTCGGCGGCGTGTTCAGCCTCTACTTCACCGACGGGCCGATCCGCGGCTACCGCGACCTCATGCGCAACAACCACGCCGCCTACGTGGCCTTCCACCGCCGCATGACCGACCGCGGCTTCCTGATGCTGCCGCTCACCCTCAAGCGCAACCACATCTCCGCCGCGCACACCGAGGAGGACATCGACCGCACCCTGGACGCGGCCCGCGACGTCCTGCGCTCCATCCGCGACGACGGCATCCTCACCCCCGCCGAATAG
- a CDS encoding sialidase family protein: MVRIRARLAAAGAAVVAGAILMPAGAAASPASPDEPDVIVAGPDGDQKAWFPDITRLHDGRLVTVFYQATRHSRDDGRYMWTESADDGRSWSRPRVVIDTPQDDRDAQITQLSDGTIVINWFRTDWTNEGTTGAVILGSFVTRSADGGRTWSEPVLVGSRMSCGCGPVHGAYPLGWAATTGKIVELDDGDLLLPLYGTVSDSTTGRASVVRSTDGGRTWPVGNEAMIPVPDGVSLSEMALAATRGGVTALLRTAGGGGVSRQTDSADGGRTWSTPVATPMKGQAHHILALPGGKLLATYGDRSGQFASNEPTVGRIRMPGREWSDSSDVLLYRAGPNVDQADPSTAVVRGHHFITVSYDEARGSIIGTFSKLSDFVQARPPEATEPEAGDVLDLPAMVAAGAATFETDLTSGHRNHPTARPAGAVDGVAEYWYSALGPVATPEAPRQFTLSFAEAQRVSWIGLNLKPGYAETASVYLSADGRDWGEPVDVRTGHISAAGQIAWAELDRAATVGHVKVVISQSDGASMLAELMLAR, translated from the coding sequence ATGGTCCGAATCAGAGCACGGCTCGCCGCGGCCGGTGCCGCGGTGGTGGCGGGCGCCATCCTCATGCCGGCCGGCGCGGCCGCCTCGCCGGCGTCTCCGGACGAGCCGGACGTGATCGTCGCCGGGCCCGACGGCGACCAGAAGGCCTGGTTCCCGGACATCACCCGGCTCCACGACGGCCGGCTCGTCACGGTCTTCTACCAGGCCACGAGGCATTCACGCGACGACGGCCGGTACATGTGGACCGAGAGCGCCGACGACGGCCGCAGCTGGTCGCGGCCGCGGGTCGTCATCGACACCCCGCAGGACGACCGGGACGCGCAGATCACGCAGCTGTCCGACGGCACCATCGTCATCAACTGGTTCCGCACCGACTGGACCAACGAGGGCACCACCGGCGCGGTCATCCTCGGCTCGTTCGTGACCCGGTCCGCCGACGGCGGGCGGACCTGGTCCGAGCCGGTGCTGGTCGGGTCGCGGATGTCGTGCGGCTGCGGGCCGGTCCACGGCGCCTATCCGCTGGGCTGGGCCGCCACCACCGGGAAGATCGTCGAGCTGGACGACGGCGACCTGCTGCTGCCCCTCTACGGGACCGTGTCCGACTCGACCACGGGGCGGGCCAGCGTCGTCCGGTCGACCGACGGCGGGCGCACCTGGCCCGTCGGGAACGAGGCCATGATCCCCGTCCCGGACGGCGTCTCCCTGTCGGAGATGGCGCTGGCGGCCACGCGCGGGGGCGTCACCGCGCTGCTGCGCACGGCCGGTGGCGGCGGCGTCTCCCGGCAGACGGACTCGGCCGACGGCGGACGCACCTGGAGCACGCCGGTGGCCACGCCGATGAAGGGGCAGGCCCACCACATCCTGGCGCTTCCCGGCGGGAAGCTGCTGGCCACCTACGGGGACCGGTCCGGGCAGTTCGCGTCCAACGAGCCGACCGTGGGCCGGATCCGCATGCCGGGACGGGAGTGGAGCGATTCGAGCGACGTCCTGCTGTACCGGGCCGGACCCAACGTCGACCAGGCCGACCCCAGTACGGCGGTCGTCCGCGGGCACCACTTCATCACCGTGTCCTACGACGAGGCTCGCGGCAGCATCATCGGCACCTTCAGCAAGCTGTCCGACTTCGTCCAGGCCAGGCCGCCGGAGGCCACCGAGCCCGAGGCGGGCGACGTCCTGGACCTCCCCGCGATGGTCGCCGCCGGTGCGGCGACCTTCGAGACCGACCTGACCAGCGGCCACCGCAACCACCCCACCGCGCGGCCGGCCGGTGCCGTCGACGGGGTGGCGGAGTACTGGTATTCGGCGCTCGGTCCCGTCGCGACGCCCGAAGCGCCGCGGCAGTTCACGCTGAGCTTCGCCGAGGCGCAGCGGGTGTCGTGGATCGGGCTGAACCTCAAACCCGGATACGCCGAGACGGCGTCGGTCTACCTCTCGGCGGACGGCCGGGACTGGGGTGAGCCCGTCGACGTGCGCACCGGCCACATCTCCGCCGCCGGGCAGATCGCCTGGGCCGAACTCGACCGGGCTGCCACCGTCGGGCACGTCAAGGTGGTCATCTCGCAGTCCGATGGCGCGTCCATGCTCGCCGAGTTGATGCTCGCGCGCTGA
- a CDS encoding GbsR/MarR family transcriptional regulator: MAGRAAAVLMLSEAPMTMADLQDALEASKGSMSEMTRLLVESGTVRRFKPPGSRQYVYEWRDDAWAGCLQHQLDATTDLLALAESAHARGAGLPGRQQERLREMHEYYTFMVRSLEALLGQYKASR; this comes from the coding sequence ATGGCCGGACGCGCAGCCGCCGTCCTCATGCTCAGCGAGGCGCCCATGACCATGGCGGACCTGCAAGACGCGCTGGAGGCGAGCAAGGGCTCGATGTCGGAGATGACGCGCCTGCTGGTGGAGAGCGGGACCGTCCGGCGGTTCAAGCCGCCGGGCTCGCGCCAGTACGTCTACGAGTGGCGCGACGACGCCTGGGCGGGCTGCCTCCAACATCAACTGGACGCGACGACCGACCTGCTGGCCCTCGCCGAGAGCGCGCACGCCCGGGGCGCCGGCCTGCCCGGACGCCAGCAGGAGCGCCTCCGCGAGATGCACGAGTACTACACCTTCATGGTGCGCAGCCTCGAAGCCCTCCTCGGCCAATACAAGGCATCCCGATAG
- a CDS encoding GMC family oxidoreductase N-terminal domain-containing protein → MQAEVVDQRVPVAEGVTSSRTDEQPQAPYWRGRGAGGSSSVNGQIAILPPVEDFAHWAAAGCGGWSPEDVLPYFARLEDDEEFGAEPYHGRGGPTPIFRMPRERWGGADGALAAAALAAGHAWAPDVNAPGAAGVSPYPINSRDGRRPGNTPVPGTTFRGRWLPVRPGLAGGPSTHPTSSRRCGPEPASNAPRKPQPDITDQSSTAPVRQEVPTGAEGCLP, encoded by the coding sequence GTGCAGGCCGAAGTCGTCGATCAGCGCGTTCCGGTCGCCGAGGGCGTCACCTCGTCCCGGACCGACGAGCAGCCGCAGGCCCCGTACTGGCGCGGCCGGGGCGCGGGCGGCAGCTCGTCGGTCAACGGGCAGATCGCGATCCTCCCGCCGGTGGAGGACTTCGCTCACTGGGCCGCCGCCGGATGCGGCGGCTGGTCGCCCGAGGACGTCCTGCCCTACTTCGCCCGGCTGGAGGACGACGAGGAGTTCGGCGCCGAGCCCTACCACGGGCGCGGCGGGCCGACCCCGATCTTCCGGATGCCGCGGGAGCGCTGGGGCGGGGCGGACGGGGCGCTCGCCGCGGCCGCGCTGGCCGCCGGGCACGCGTGGGCGCCGGACGTGAACGCGCCCGGCGCGGCCGGCGTCTCCCCGTACCCGATCAACTCGCGGGACGGGCGCAGGCCGGGAAACACGCCCGTGCCCGGGACGACCTTCCGTGGTCGATGGCTCCCAGTCCGTCCCGGGCTCGCTGGCGGGCCGTCAACGCACCCCACCTCGTCGCGCCGGTGCGGGCCGGAGCCCGCTTCGAACGCCCCGAGAAAGCCGCAGCCTGACATCACCGACCAGTCGAGCACCGCCCCCGTCCGGCAGGAGGTGCCCACGGGCGCGGAAGGATGCCTCCCGTGA
- a CDS encoding LysE family translocator, translating into MTTFSAITSFALVAGILTIIPGMDTALVLRAAVTRGRRHAFATALGVNTGALVWGVAASVGAAAVLTASHLIYTALQMAGAAYMLWLGADMLWRSLRRHDSTTSSDALDQPGPIPSDDTLVRSWRQGMTTNLLNPKIGVFYMAMLPQFIPEDAPHLLMGITLAIVHDLEGLAWFALLIFGTHIVRRWLRQGRVHRVMDAITGTVLVSFGIKLALADK; encoded by the coding sequence GTGACCACCTTCTCCGCCATCACCTCTTTCGCCCTCGTGGCAGGGATACTGACGATCATCCCCGGGATGGACACCGCCCTGGTGCTGCGCGCCGCCGTCACCCGGGGCCGGCGCCACGCCTTCGCCACCGCCCTGGGCGTTAACACCGGCGCTCTCGTCTGGGGCGTCGCCGCCTCGGTCGGCGCCGCTGCCGTGCTCACGGCGTCTCACCTGATCTACACCGCCCTGCAGATGGCCGGCGCCGCCTACATGCTCTGGCTGGGCGCCGACATGCTCTGGCGCAGTCTCCGGCGTCACGACTCGACCACGTCAAGCGACGCGCTCGACCAGCCCGGACCCATACCTTCCGATGACACCCTGGTGCGATCCTGGCGGCAGGGAATGACCACCAATCTGCTCAATCCGAAGATCGGCGTCTTCTACATGGCGATGCTGCCCCAGTTCATCCCCGAGGACGCCCCTCACCTGCTCATGGGGATCACGCTCGCGATCGTGCATGACCTGGAAGGCCTGGCCTGGTTCGCCCTGCTGATCTTCGGCACCCACATCGTCCGCCGTTGGCTCCGCCAAGGCAGAGTTCACCGCGTCATGGACGCGATCACCGGGACGGTCCTGGTCAGCTTCGGAATCAAGCTGGCACTTGCGGACAAGTAG
- a CDS encoding site-specific integrase, with translation MSATPVPPTPEPTVVTLVGPVVGAAPGDGVEDADAFGPSDPFAQAVALLPALPPDDPGDRYGLRVLTAAWLRGQRSDATRRGYYRDLAGWLDYCARTGLDPQAARRADIDDWSASMTVTVNGRSRPPSAATRARRLAAVSSWYTYLQSNDATDRNPTLLTRRPSSAQIAASARKAPTLSPAETARLLDTAEGRGVELGTEAAWRDAAVIALLFYTALRVSAITGADLADLDTEAGYRVLRYSAKGKGPDGRDYVRLDGELCRVLDAYLAVRADRSPDGLCPPGALLVTTPHPYDAAKPGGKRLTQRDVTNILRRQAARAGLPTASRLSPHSGRRTVITTLLGNGVPLAKVQDLAGHADPRTTRGYDDTNHKLASSPVTDLTRILATHRTRAGSGDPT, from the coding sequence ATGAGCGCGACGCCGGTGCCGCCGACGCCGGAGCCCACAGTCGTCACGCTGGTGGGGCCGGTGGTCGGCGCGGCACCCGGGGACGGTGTGGAGGACGCCGATGCGTTCGGTCCCTCCGACCCGTTCGCGCAGGCGGTGGCGCTGCTGCCGGCGCTGCCGCCCGACGATCCCGGCGACCGCTACGGGCTGCGGGTGCTGACCGCCGCGTGGCTGCGCGGCCAGCGCAGCGACGCCACCCGCCGCGGCTACTACCGCGACCTGGCCGGCTGGCTGGACTACTGCGCGCGCACCGGGCTCGACCCGCAGGCGGCGCGGCGCGCCGATATCGACGACTGGTCGGCGTCCATGACCGTCACCGTCAACGGCCGGTCCCGACCGCCCAGCGCCGCCACCCGGGCGCGGCGGCTGGCGGCGGTGTCGTCCTGGTACACCTACCTGCAGTCCAACGACGCCACCGACCGCAACCCCACCCTGCTGACCAGGCGGCCGAGCAGCGCGCAGATCGCCGCGTCCGCGCGCAAGGCGCCCACTCTCAGCCCCGCCGAGACCGCACGGCTACTGGACACCGCCGAGGGCCGCGGCGTCGAACTGGGCACCGAGGCGGCCTGGCGCGACGCGGCCGTGATCGCGCTGCTGTTTTACACCGCGCTACGCGTCTCGGCGATCACCGGTGCGGACCTGGCGGACCTGGACACCGAGGCCGGATACCGGGTACTGCGCTACAGCGCCAAGGGCAAGGGACCCGACGGCCGCGACTACGTGCGCCTGGACGGCGAACTCTGCCGCGTGCTGGACGCCTACCTGGCCGTCCGCGCCGACCGGTCCCCCGACGGCCTCTGCCCGCCCGGGGCGCTGCTGGTCACCACCCCGCACCCCTACGACGCGGCCAAGCCCGGCGGCAAACGCCTCACCCAGCGCGACGTCACCAACATCCTGCGCCGGCAGGCCGCCCGGGCCGGGTTGCCCACCGCGTCCCGGCTCAGCCCGCACAGCGGCCGCCGCACCGTCATCACCACCCTGCTCGGCAACGGCGTTCCCCTCGCGAAGGTCCAAGACCTGGCCGGGCACGCCGACCCCCGCACCACCCGCGGCTATGACGACACTAACCACAAACTCGCCTCCTCCCCGGTCACCGACCTCACCCGAATCCTCGCCACACACCGCACCCGCGCCGGATCCGGAGATCCGACCTGA
- a CDS encoding Mu transposase C-terminal domain-containing protein, translating to MGDLEQDVPEAIERLGSLAQVRRAAVRRLLMLDQRGDLSTEHVRVVASCVAVHERTVWRWLEQAHADGRCERLPVARFTLTEDLRARLAFWGGNASALHRELVAEQRSGGVEAPSLATLHRAIRRDVSQGIRAGIRDGEQARRAFDIRLRRPDKSEGHRNQVWEADHVKAPVWVEVDGTPVQPWITWFIDCYSCAVCGLAVTAGSPSRESILASARASILCNDRYGEFGGLPDAVRIDQGKDFLSGTVRAALGRFAIPVDVLPGYCPWLKGTVEMVNGAVEKMFFAALPGFTHGPKRLGGKPVDPSEPLLSFSGFVELLLEWVAEWNELLPKPVLGDRTPQQVWRDDPTPLEHVEAEDLSLMLLEDDGRPRKVSNQGVKWKRRHYVSEEPWMGDYVGKWVRIRYMPHHDHEIEVFDASTGEHLGRAFLSDQASAEQVRQILRARREAAAELERTLKAAARLRRERFAALTAPGPAKRLGALTSAEADAEVRLRDAGTGRPRKAARPRTAALPEPAPGWVLPVQRGTEAESGGRPVLAAAEQADEREPGGQDPGEQGPGEQSDDVGSDERGRR from the coding sequence ATGGGTGACTTGGAGCAAGATGTCCCTGAGGCGATCGAGAGGCTGGGTTCCTTGGCTCAGGTGCGTCGGGCTGCGGTGCGGCGTTTGCTGATGCTGGATCAGCGCGGCGATCTGAGTACCGAGCATGTGAGGGTCGTCGCGTCTTGTGTGGCGGTGCACGAGCGTACGGTTTGGCGGTGGCTGGAGCAGGCGCATGCCGACGGCCGCTGTGAGCGACTGCCGGTCGCCCGGTTCACCCTCACCGAAGACCTTCGTGCCCGGCTGGCCTTCTGGGGCGGGAACGCTTCGGCGCTGCATCGTGAGCTGGTTGCTGAGCAGAGGAGCGGCGGGGTGGAGGCGCCTAGCCTGGCAACCTTGCATCGGGCGATCCGGCGGGACGTGTCCCAAGGGATACGTGCCGGTATCCGGGATGGCGAACAGGCCAGACGGGCGTTCGACATCCGGTTGCGGCGACCGGACAAGAGCGAGGGCCACCGAAACCAGGTGTGGGAAGCCGATCATGTCAAGGCGCCGGTCTGGGTAGAGGTCGATGGGACGCCGGTGCAGCCGTGGATCACCTGGTTCATCGATTGCTACAGCTGCGCGGTGTGCGGGCTGGCCGTCACAGCGGGGTCTCCCAGCCGTGAGTCGATCTTGGCGTCGGCGCGGGCCTCGATTCTGTGCAACGACCGCTACGGAGAGTTCGGCGGCCTGCCTGACGCGGTGCGGATCGACCAGGGTAAGGACTTCTTGAGCGGGACGGTGCGGGCGGCACTGGGACGCTTCGCGATCCCGGTCGATGTGCTGCCCGGATACTGCCCTTGGCTGAAGGGCACGGTGGAGATGGTCAACGGTGCCGTGGAGAAGATGTTCTTTGCCGCACTGCCGGGCTTCACGCACGGTCCCAAGCGGCTCGGCGGTAAACCGGTCGATCCGAGCGAGCCGCTCCTGTCGTTCTCGGGGTTCGTTGAGTTGCTGTTGGAGTGGGTCGCCGAGTGGAACGAGCTGCTTCCCAAACCTGTGCTGGGCGACCGCACTCCCCAGCAGGTGTGGCGTGATGACCCCACTCCGTTGGAGCATGTTGAGGCCGAGGATCTCAGCCTGATGCTGCTGGAGGATGACGGCCGTCCGCGCAAGGTGTCCAACCAGGGCGTGAAGTGGAAGCGCCGGCACTATGTCAGCGAAGAACCCTGGATGGGCGATTACGTCGGTAAGTGGGTCAGGATCCGCTACATGCCCCATCACGATCATGAGATCGAGGTGTTCGACGCCTCCACGGGTGAGCATCTGGGACGGGCGTTCCTGTCCGATCAGGCGTCTGCAGAACAGGTCCGCCAGATCCTGCGCGCGCGTCGCGAGGCAGCTGCCGAGCTGGAGCGGACATTGAAGGCCGCCGCGCGGCTGCGCCGTGAACGCTTCGCAGCTCTTACTGCTCCTGGCCCGGCCAAACGCTTGGGAGCGTTGACGTCGGCGGAGGCCGACGCCGAGGTGCGGTTGCGCGATGCTGGCACCGGCCGGCCGCGGAAGGCGGCACGTCCGCGTACGGCCGCGTTGCCCGAGCCCGCTCCCGGCTGGGTGTTGCCGGTCCAGCGTGGGACCGAGGCCGAATCCGGCGGTAGGCCCGTGCTCGCGGCGGCCGAGCAAGCCGACGAGAGAGAACCGGGCGGGCAAGACCCGGGCGAGCAGGGGCCGGGCGAGCAGAGCGACGACGTTGGGTCTGATGAGAGGGGCCGGCGATGA
- a CDS encoding ATP-binding protein produces the protein MTSLRASGRNHYLKLPGANVVATDALLVTKENLARVIEKQAMMCVYGESGVGKTLSVNECLADVAPQQTLRMAFGEYPRPRDVRHTLFEALDLPGRPPRRPYEFTRLLKEELSRQFRVLVCDEAQWLSRECFELYRHLWDHETTQIAIVFVGGAGCYQVLSNEPMLASRIYIWQEYTRMSREQVQSAIPAFHPLWEKVSAADIDVINKRAAHGRFRDWAKITSLAVEEMQSRDSGVLDEGVLEWVFSKDRN, from the coding sequence GTGACCTCGCTGCGAGCTTCGGGAAGAAACCACTATCTGAAGCTTCCGGGGGCGAACGTGGTTGCCACCGATGCCCTGCTGGTCACCAAGGAGAACCTTGCCCGGGTGATCGAGAAGCAGGCGATGATGTGCGTCTACGGCGAGTCCGGTGTGGGCAAGACCCTGTCGGTCAATGAATGCCTTGCCGACGTCGCTCCGCAGCAGACTTTGCGGATGGCGTTCGGTGAATACCCGCGTCCGCGGGACGTGCGTCATACGCTTTTTGAGGCACTGGATTTGCCGGGGCGGCCGCCCCGTCGCCCATATGAGTTCACGCGGCTGCTGAAGGAAGAATTGTCGCGGCAGTTCCGTGTCCTGGTGTGCGATGAGGCGCAATGGCTCTCCAGAGAGTGTTTCGAGCTCTACCGGCATCTGTGGGATCACGAAACCACCCAGATCGCGATCGTGTTCGTCGGCGGCGCCGGCTGCTACCAGGTCCTGAGCAATGAGCCGATGCTGGCCTCCCGGATCTACATCTGGCAGGAGTACACCCGCATGTCCCGCGAGCAGGTGCAAAGCGCCATCCCGGCCTTTCATCCGTTGTGGGAGAAGGTCTCCGCCGCCGACATCGACGTGATCAACAAGCGGGCTGCTCATGGCCGCTTCCGTGACTGGGCGAAAATAACGTCCCTGGCGGTCGAAGAAATGCAGAGTCGGGACAGCGGCGTTCTCGACGAGGGTGTGCTGGAGTGGGTGTTCAGCAAGGACAGGAACTAA